The Chaetodon auriga isolate fChaAug3 chromosome 2, fChaAug3.hap1, whole genome shotgun sequence genome segment ACTAGAGCATGGGGATTGCTTTGTCAGACAGCCAAGAGGCCAAAGGCAAGGTCAACATCTCTTTGTAATGGTGGCTCACTGTGGAGTGAAGGCATCACCTCTTTGATGCCGTCAGTACTTCAATGAAACATTTCCGAATCTTCCTAAagtgaaactgaatgaaatgcatCACATTCTGACTTTATTATTGTGGTGGACTCACATTGACTTTATTATATCACAGGAGTAAAGTTAGTTTCTCAGCTTCCTGACTTGTGGATCTAAAAAAGCCCCTTCTTTCCCCCGACAGCTCGAGGCCAAACAGAATGACGATTTCATGCAGTGTGGACTAAAGGAAGATATTTGCATATTTAGCAGTGAGAGTCCATAGCAGCCCCAGAGATTATTCAATTATGCTTAAGATTATCTGAAATAATCGTTGCACTCCAAATACGGACTCTTCACAGAGGAAGAGATCTGTGCCTCGTCCGTGTCGGAAAGCTCCCAATTTAGTGTTCCGTGGCTCACAATGGGTGCAGTAGCATCGCCTAATCCTCAAACAAGGGGGAAGGACTAACTGGGCCGGCAGATGCAGCGATAAGGCCCATGTCATTGAGtaaggtgaggagaggaggaaggtgcGGGACGGCAACGCTCTCGCCACTCCTGTGGGAAGACTCGTCATGCCACCTTTccagaagtgatgaaaacagatggaaataaagactcacaacacacacacacacacacacacacacacacacacacacacacacacacacacagaagccgTTTACAGATGAGTGCACAGCCCCTATCCGTGGGACTGAGGACCGAGCTCGCCTCCATTTCTCATGCTCCTGCCTCAGCCTACTGCTGACACAGATATACTGTAAAGAGATGGCAGCACAGATAGGTATGCACGTGCATGTCAAAGAAGCCTCAGGGGTAAGCAgttctgaaaacacagagcggAGGGATAACATACGATCCATCTGCCACACTTTCCTCATTAATCTCAAATATTTATGTGACACTTAAAAGTGATTTGGGAAGCACCGCTCGAGATAACAAGTTGAAGTCTGTGCAGCAAACACAAGTGTTTCTTCTGCTGATGAAACACTGAATCAGGCTTAAAGGATTAGTCCTTCAAAGATTTGTTTTACTAGCACATACTATGAATAACAGGTTCCTATGGAGGGACCACAGCTTCTGACAGATTTATCAGGTGATCAGGGCTTGATAAAGCTTCAGAGAAGCTGCTCCTATTTCAAAGTCTTGTGCTCTGGCTCTGTGGGAAAGCCCAGTGCTCCTGCTTTCCACCAATCAACCACAGCAGCCTTGGCTAAACACCCAGCAGCCACTGACAAATCAGCACAGTTAGCCTCCAGATCTATCCAGACAACAAAGCAACTGAACTCCTCAGCAGGACATTGGGAAAGAATCTTTAAAGAAAGGGTTCATTTTGTCACATGGGTCAATAAAATCTATTGTAACCATGCAGTGATACGCCATTCTTTCCAATAATACGTAACCTACTTTCTAACTTATCAGGAGACATGACAACATTGCCCAAAATAGAtctgttctttttcatttctcataTTTAATTTCCTTTATTTCAGGTTGCTCTTTGgcaattttttttctcagcaatCTTTCAATACATTacaaaatctgcattttaaaataattatgTCATTGAAAGGTCGTGATGctggcagttttatttttaaactgtttgaAGAAGAGTAATTTTATGTGTGGAAAGAGAAGCAGGGCCCGAGCCTTGACTCAGGGTCCACACATGAGTCAAGGCTGTTCCTCTCCTCGGGATTTAAATATAGCCCCACTCACCATTACTGCTGTCACTCTCAGACTTAGAGTGACCCTTTGACCCTGCCTGTACAAAAGAGACTTGAAGCTGACATACTCACTCCAAATGTTTTTCaccagagcagaaaaacaaagacacagtttaagacagttttgctgttgttttctgggCTCTGATGTTATCAGTCTGCGGTCTGGCAGATATCGTTTTCTAAGGTTTCATCTGTGCTGCACAAGACTGCGTAAACGCACGGGAGACGGGCAGATCGGGGGTTCCCACAACAAGTGGACAGTTGAACATTTCTCAACACCTGATGTGCAGGCTGAGGTCAGAGTTTGTTGGGTTGCAGCTCAGAGGCCACCTACGTGTGTTGTTGTTCAGCTGGGACGTGTTAGTGCTGCAGGCCATTGCTTGGCCACGTGTGGGCGGTGTGTTCCTTCACACTGCTCACTTTCTCTTCTCGGACACTGGACTGCTGCCTCCTTTGAAATCACTTGCAGTTTTACGTCAGTGAGTTTCAGTTACTGTATTTCCTTGTAAAGGTAATAAGGACTTGTAAAGTCAGTTAACAATCAGCTGTATCTCGTGATAAATAATAAGCATACACAATATTATGTAATCCAGCATAACACcgccacaaactgcagccttaAAACTAACGTTTGAGTTGGATAaacacgtaaaaaaaaaaaagctgctagAACCACTTCAGTCCAAGAATGAAATATTTCCACAGTAATTATGGAAGTAAATTTTGTTCTGATATccatgttccccagaggatgaatcctgctgactttatTCATCCCTCGATTCTCCTCCAGCGCCGCCACCAGGATGAAGACATTAATGTCCCCGTCAGGATGAACTGCAGTATATTTGGGGACATTACAGTGAATcatcatattaaaaaaaattagTCTGTCACTTAACTAAGAGGGTGAACATGTTAACATTATACTTGCTTAACATCAACACGttaacactgtcactgtgtgcgtgttaccatgctgatgttATTAGCTCTAAGCGCTGCTGTGCCTTAGTCGCTTATGGAATTATCATCTAACTCTGCgtttcccctcagctctacagcaTGAAGTGTTTTAGAGTCTTTCAGCTCACCTTTTTGGTGCAATCTTACTTCTCTCATTAAAATTttaggcagctgttttcagtttgccatatcaacttaaaggaacagttctgacattttgggaaatactgtTATTCACTCTGCTcgatgagaagactgatatcAGTAGTGACTGTGAGGTTTATGAAGTTACTGCttccagccaagaaatagtacATAATCCCCGTAAAAACACAACTTTCCATatttatatttcagtttttttttttttttttttttttttttaacaattaaaCATCTACATTTTTGAGGGCCTGgtgggtggattttgttacctttgaacagagccagtctagctgtttgctcctgtttccagtctgtatcctaagctaactggctgctgactATAGCCTCCCAAAACTAATCCTTTAAATGCtaataaaatgtcagtgttgcatTTTGGCcaaacattttgttaaaatCAGGTTTGACTTAATAAATGATCAATTGTATGGAAATAACATAAACATGATTCCTATTCATTGCATTTGTCAAAGTTCACCATTCGCAAATAAGCATGAgaattttatttctgtttgcaaCAATGAAGACACAAGAAGCAGATTTATGTGACCGCTGGCAGTTTCAAACATTTGTCTTACAAGTGAACTCTATCTTAAATTCAGTGGGCAATCTTATTACACCCTCCATAAACTTTGTTGTTCACATGTAAcctttcatttaatttttttgagAAGTcagggtttcttttttttttctgccgtTAAATCCCAGAACAAAGTACTTCCTGTATCTTGACCACAAAAAGAGCAAACAAGTACATGGGTTCACTGTAGTATAAAGGCCTGCATCCCCTTAAATAGATCCCATATAAGTTCTGTGTTGGCCAATCCCAGGCTTCTCTCCCTGACAGTCCAACCGCAGCGCACAGTTGGTTGTTCCTCAGTTGTACTGGAGGCTTAACATCGAGCATGATGACAAAGATGGCCACAGAATCAAAGAATGGGCGTGTGAACACTGTTCTGCCAAGTTCTCCAGCTGCATTGAAGCCGAAGACGGATACCGCTGTGCTAAAATCAGCTGAAAGGGAAAATAATATGGCTTTAAGTTCAGCGCACTGcttctgagaaacatgacagaagAGTTATGACACAAGGGAGATGTTAACATGACACATTAGTGGGAGAGTGACACACCCAATTCCGAAGAGGCCTGTTAGACTTCACCAGAACGTATGACACTGCTGCCGTATTCTCATGTGAGCGACACCTGCAGAAACTTATGAAGAAGGGTGTTGAATGGTATACGCGTAGTGACAACTGTAGCCTCAATGTCCGACCCCACCGTCTGTTCATATCtccttttctcactctctttttgaGGGAATCTACATTCAATCTACAGTATATCAGGAAAATTCATGCAGGATTtccccaaaaacaaaaaactatcTGCAGTATCTACTACACGCAAACATAGAATCaccagaaaaacatgttttcctcgTTTTCATTTCCTAACAGCAGCAAGCACTGTTGATTTTCTCATCTGCAGCACCACCAGTCCACCATTTCCTTTCCTGGATGCAAGTTTGTTATATACCAGAGACATAATATGGTCCCAGAGGGCTGGACCAGCTTTCCAGGTTGAGTTCAACTTGCCAGGGTGCACATGCTGGTGTCTGAGCAGGAGCTGACCCTTAATCAGCCTGGCTTTGCCAACAGCAACTGAGAGCCACAATTATCTGCCCTATAGATAGGTAGGTTGTATACTGGGGGCTGGGGAAAGGGAAGAGGCTGTCAGGGGGGGAAGAGCCTGAGTTAACCTCTGTGGCTCGTGTTTCTACTGTGCACTAATGGACGCCTGTCATCATtatggacagaaacaggaggGCGCCTGCCAGCTGCATGACCCCCataaaacagagcaggaaaTCCTAGCAGGGAATGAAAGGGAAAAAgatctcttctcttcttttttctgctcttctctttAATGATCCTTCCTCGACTCTCTGGCTTCTTATTTATGCTGCAAAACTGCGGTGTCACTCACAAAAACGGGAGAATATGCTGAGAGTCCATCATAGGAGAGAAAGTCAGGCCGTCGATCGTGCGCTTTTTGGAATGTATATTAAATGATTAGTCACTTTCACATTAATTGCATGGTTCATTTACCCATGTTGTGGATGCTCGTAAAACTCCTGTTTTTCACGTCTGTTAAAAGACTCAGGGTGTTTTATAATGTCTGTCATGCTGAGAGGAACCTGTATAATCATTACAAACAGTAGTTCACCCTGTGATCTGTAACCAAAGTCCAGGGTCTGTAATGTGACAGGACTTTGTCACACTTGTCTCAGTAGTGTCCACTTAAACGTGACAAGCGCTTTATCAGACAGCCTTCCTATCAGATCCCCAGGAGTTCATGCACAAACACGCTGAACACGTCCCCAGGAAGCGAGATTGCTTATTGCAGCCAGTAGATAGCAAGACAAGCTTTATTGTAGCTCTAAAGCTACACATTAATCCactctgtttcagtctgcagagCCCATCATGTGATAACTTCAGTCATTACCAGTAGTACAATCATAATTGCTGTGGAATCTTACAAGACGTGGCAACAGGACACAAGTCTTTGGAATccaggcagcagctgaggcaataaaaaagagagaggtgCATTTCTGACCAAACAAAATGCCACAATCACatgattttattaaaaatacGTGCCTCTGTGTGACAGAGCAAGAGAGGTACACATGAACGTCTGCATTTGCATAcgcatgtctgcgtgtgtgtatgtgtgctatGTCCATGGAGacgtctgtgtgcgtgtgtgatcaCTGCATGATTCACAGTGTCACAACCGTGCACAGAAACGACTGGACATCCTGACCGGAAACCACAGCCGCCGAAGCTGCGTTTTCCTGCGACATACAACCTAACACTCTCACAAAGAGTCACTTGACTGGACCCTCATATAGGAAGTGAAAGAGGAAGCCCCTCGTCCATCCTGTCCTCCATCCCAATCTCTGCACTGCGCTTCACGTGAAGCCACTCTTATAGACGATCACCAGTATGAGTCCTCACTGTTGCAAAACAACAGTGAAAGAACTGGCTGAGGCTGGAAATGGCTTGTTGTTGGGGGTCAAATGTCTGGTTAGTTGACATTTAGCCACTGAAGATTAGTGGCAATCATTACAGTGAATGAGGAATCCACCAATTGATCAACAGGTTTTGTTTGAAACAAAAGACTATTTACTCAGCTGATCAACTAATTCTTATTTGACAGTCAGTTAGGAGCTCTACAACAAGATACTCAGTGTTTAGACAGTCAAGCTGGACCAAGTCAACACTGTCCAGAAGAGATGGATATGATATCACAGATGGAAGTGGTGAGTGGTGTTTGACCGTGGGGTCTGTTGGCCCTGGCCTTCCCTcatggctggaggcctctggCTGTGTTCATTGGTGTCAGTGTACGTAGCCTGGCAGCCTGcattcctctgcctctccccaCACAATGGTGAGTATCTGCAGcattcctctgtctgtgtccgCTGTCTGAGATGCAGCCAGGCCTTGGCAAACTCCAGCACTCAGCCAAGAGGTTGGTATCTTGTTTAACTGATTCTGACGGACCCGTTTGGAGCGTTTTCACTGAACGCCGGTCATCTACAGCCGTTGTTCATAGTGTAAAGGTGTGTCACAGTCGAATCTAGAAAGAACACCTTGTCAAATTAGTCACCATGGCATAAAAAAAAGCCTCTGCTGAAGAGATTTTGAAATATATTCAGGAGATGATGATGCTTCCTGTTTAAGCTGCTTCATCATCTccttctgatttttttttccgaGCAATcgttctttctctccatctgttttttaaaaatgcaagCATGTCTATTCTAAACcgttttcactgctttttatCCTTCTCCAGCtattttgctttctctcttgTACTGATGCCACAGCCGTGCAGACACCTTTCCCTCCTGCTGACTCAGTAGCCAGCCTCAGGCGCTGTGGGCTCGGGGTGTTGGTggcggggaggaggagggggaggggtaggggaggggggggagtgTGAGGCTCCCACATCAGGCCCACCAGCCTATCACATGCGAGGGAAAAGAGCTGGCTAATCGTTTCTACAATGGCACCctgcacactgtcacacagtaCCACAAACCGCTCTCCTCGCCAAACACTTCCACTTCCACTGTATTATCCCACTGTTGCTTAGAAATGCACATGTGATGTACGCAAGTGCGCAAAAACATACGACACTGAACAAAGAAACGCATCGTTTGAAAAGCCACacctgctgaaaaacatcagtgtATGTGAAATATATGCAagtatacacatacatgcataccctgcacacagttttcttcagtaGCGCATGTGCAAATGTACACTTACACTGAAGGAGGTCCAATCCAAAACGCTGTATCATTTAGGGAATTTTTAGCTGATGTTTAGCACCCAGCATTTGACTATTTCACCTGATTATGTAATTTAGAAATGACATTAAGACACGCAAAATCATTTTCAATGGAAGACAAAggttaaatgaacaaaaaatgtAACTAAACTAATTCAACAATAAAAATCTTTTAGTGTCTGTGCAGCAGTCATCTGAGAAGGTTTACTGCGAATGAGTACATTTACGAGAACACTTCTAAAATAGAAGAAACCTCATTTTAAAATTAAACTGCGCCTGGAAACAAACTCTTATGCCATATATAAGAGCCGCTGATTAATGAGCCCCTCccaataacattaaaatatagGGGAGCATTATTCATTGCCATAACCAGCTGGTTATTTTCTGCTACATCCTTgaaactcacaaacacactcatctaCGTCATGCACTCCCAGTACAGCGGGCCGACCTTCGGGGATTAGGCCTGTTTTCAGAGGGAAAGTGCTTTTGCACCTGTGGTGTGGCTGCTTTCCCTCAGCAGAGGGGTGAGGTCAAAACTGTCAGGGGTCACACATGAAAAGAGAACCTGGTTTCCAGGTTAAAGGGTGGCGCCATGGACAGAACCACCTGCCCAGCTGAACTTTCACAAAGGGTGAAAAGTGTGAAAGTCTCCTCTGACAGCGTGAAAAACCCTCCAAGATTTCGGAGCACACAGCCTGTCACAGAGGTTATAAACTCAATTTACAATGTGACCACTTATCTCACATTATCACAATGGCCTTGGGACTATTATGGTCATCCAAATATTATTGTAGTCCTGAACTGAGAATGATCTGTGTTCAGGAATTTTGCTTGAGGATTTCAAACTGTaacaggcaggaaaaaaaacaaaacaaaaacaaaaataagaaacatATCGAGCGAAAAAATTCCTCCTCAGCCAGCAAGAGGAGCGCCGAGCAGCGTGCCATGATtgttgtttctctcttcctctgttaaTGAATGCAGAGGTGATCTGTTTGTCtgaggaagagagcagaggggaagcCTGATTTCCACTCCATTTTATCTGTGCCCCACAGCCCCTGCCAGTCAGCCCCCTGTGCTTTCACATGCCGGGGTCCCACAGGAAGCAGCACTCCATCAAGGGCAAAGGtcagggaaggagagaaagccACTCGTCCTTTCATTCACCaccaaaccaacaaacacacagctctgtggCTGTTACTGCGCTCCTTCCTGCGGCTGGCTAACAAAACGCTTATAACATGATGATGACGGGACGTGACTTTTTGAAACTCATAATGTTAATTTATGAGCATTTGAAATTTTTATAGGGTCATTGCATAATTTTAGGGTAGAACTTTATAGTGAAGACATGTGCTCGCAGTCTTGGCATCTACACTGCACATAAATTGcactgcattttcagatttttctgtgCTAAACCATAATTTTATGTCATGTGCCCAGATGTTATGTTGGATTACCTTCTTTTATGTGTTCAGGAATTTAAACTATTTACTTTGCATATTACAAATATGATAATAAAAGAATGTGGAATAGCTGAATAACATCTCCCAGTACCATGATGAAATAGACAATTGGTGCATGTGAGGTAAATGTTTTTGTCGGATAGCAATTCCATCAGTAGATGAGACACAATTTTAAAAAGTCACAATAGGTTTATTGATCCATAGTAAATGAAAACAGTAGAGGAAAAACAATTTGCATAATTATATATTatcttaaaaagaaaagcaaagaaggaACACGTCTGTCCAGCAGAATCAGCctcataaaaataacagaaacgTTTAGCATCATtcttttcagcatgttttctattttaaagAAGCATGAACACAAAAtataatttgagctacaaaaACTAAGCAAAGCAAAAATCACCAAAATGAAGATTGAACAGTAACTGAGGCAGAAGGATTAACGTTGTAGATCAATAAAAAGGGAATATTCTCTGATTTCAAGTATCTCCTTTCAGACAAAATACAGATATGCCtgcttaaaataaaaacatctcaCACATGTCCTGCATGCATGCTTCATTGTAATTTTCCATTCATAACTTGTTGCCTATAGTTGAATCTATTACAATTATTTGAGTGATATCCTTATGTCCAACATTAATTAGAACTTGTGAATCCATGGGATTGTCTGTTAAGGAGCAGGGCGAGCTGTCCACATAATGCCTCCCGACGGAAAACAATCAGTTCTGCAGGAGATGGACAAACTCACATTAAATACTCGGGTGAGGAAGGGTTGTCACTGGTGGACCCAGTTTCGTGGTAACAGTTTGCACCGGACAGTTTCTCGCATTTAAGTTTGTATGCGTCCCTCTCCCGCATCAGTCTGTTGAGTTCATGTTTCAGCTGCTCGACCTGTGACACCAGGCTGGTCTTTTCGTGctccaaaatgtgtttctgctggacGCGCTTGAAGCGGCAGGACTGTGCGTAACCTCTGTTTTTCAGGGTCCGGCGCTTCTGCTTCAGACGCATCACTTCGTCCTTACTGAGGCCTCTGAGGAGCCGGTTGAGCTCCCTGACGGACATGGACACCAGCTGGTCGTCTGAGAAGTGGCTCTCGGCGTTGTTTCGCCTGTCCTGGCGGCTGTGCTGCTGGAGACTGTGGTGCGCGCCGAGGACTTGCTGGGCCTCCGGCGACTGAGGGGACTCGCACCCTATGTCATCTTTGAGATAAGGGTCTTGGCAGTGACTGCTGGGGATGCCTTGCATGTCGGGGTGACCCGGGAGTCCCGAGTAGTGCTGGACAGGCTCGTTCAGGTGACCGTACCCTTCGTATTCTGCTTGGAACGGTGGCGGATGGTGGCCGTGGGGCGCAGATGGGTGTCCCTGCTGTGCCGTGGCGCCGATTAGGGCCTCCATCGCGTCCTCGGGCGTCAGACCAAAAGCCTGAGGGTACATTTGTTGAGGGTAACCCCCGTTGTTCGGTATCCAGAACTGGTCGCCCCCGGGGTTATTTCTCTGCTCGTTTGGATTGAGGTTTGGCGATGAGGGCACTGAGTTGCAAGGTGTACTGCCAGGGGTGGAGGAAACAGAGTCTGGTCTCTGGAGCTGGCTGCATGGCCCCATGAAGGAGCGGTCTATCCCCTGCATCGCCTCCTTCTTGACGCCGAACTTCATCAAGTCGAAATCGCTGACGAAATCCATGGTAGTTTTCTGCAGTCCTAAATGTGAATGCGCCTCAGCGGTCATATTAAACAAGCTGGTCTCTTCAAAGAGCTCCAAATGTCCACCGCTATTTCATGCAGTCAGTGAAAGCGCGCTTACTTTAAAGCAGTAATTCCAAACTTTAAATTCAGCTCAGACGGAAAAAATAAAGACTCCCACCTGATCAAACTCAGTGTGGACTGGTTATTCTGCAGCGCGCAGCTTGTTTGGCTTCAGCAGGCACACTCAAGTCCACTGATTCCTGCGTGCCGGACGCACCTCTGCCTGTTCAGAGGAAGCGCACTTTCTTCATAAAGCTGCATTGGCATGATGTCACGCCTTCCAGACTACACCTCCGCGCTGCTCTCCAATGAAAACACGCTGAATAGGGAGATTTGCATAAAAGCTGCTACGAGCTGTTGGTGATGATCATTTGACCGGAACCTATAACTGCACGATTTCTTctgcaatgtgtttttttcttatttgaaTTGTCCTCCATTTTACATGTAGGCCTGTTTATCCCACAGGGCTGTTCAGATTTATTCCCGTTTGTTTACAGCCCagtcaaacacatacacacttgtcCAGCAGCACGTTTTTTCACTACGTCTGGGATCATGTTTTGCTTACTTCAAATACAACTGAACtacaattagatttttttttctttcagcctGAATTCAGTTTATGTTTAAGTCTGAATTTGTGGTGTTTTATCTGACCGCTTAACTTCACTTAAAGAATGAAAAGGAGGCTGCAGGGCAATCCATTCGACTATTGTTGATGTGTCCCTTGGTTAGTCCACAGGAGAATACTGGCATCTTGTGTCCATCAGTCAGCACTGCACACGTGCTATGACTAATATCCACTGTCAGCTCCAGAGGCTGAAGCAGCACAGGCTTGCATGAGTACAACAGGAAGCAATTGTTTTATGTGGCCACTGAACTGAGGCtcatattttacatgtaaatttaaaaaaaaatgtgttttttcactgcTTGGTTGGAGGGAGGCTAAACATTCATGTTGTTCGATCAggtcagatgaaaacattttagaaatcAAGTCATATCACAGGGCCGTCTAGCTCCTTCTTTGCTCACCTAATTCTACtttatgttgttgtgttgatttgttttgtttttgggaaaGTTACAATGCTAGAAACTCTGGGTAATTCCCACAGTCTGCAGGATTGGGCACAtaagaaacatcacatcacaaacatcacagcagGTCAGCCCTAAGTGGCTGAGGGTCTTAATGAAGCATCTACAGAAAGGTCaaccttttttaaataaataagtgcaGAGGTGATAAGTGTGTGCGGGAGCCAACTTTTTTCTTTGGAACTGCATTTGATTCCCTGCAccacaaaagagacaaagcaagtggtgtgtgtgtcgcCTTATACTCATCACGAACAACGCGTCCCACCAGAAATCACGAGCCCCCTGACAACAGCTCAGCCACATCTCTGCCACAATGACAACCTTTGGCATGTTCCAGGATCTGCTGCCTGATTCAGGGATGTCACCCCTAGTGGCGTCCAGAGGTGACACAACTGCACAGGATATTAAAGGGTTAAGCAAAGTTCCTGCCCTTAGGTGACCCCCTCAAAGACAGTGAAAGCTTCGCTGACAAGATAGAGGAGTGGTGCCAAAACCAATAGAAAATGCTGTCTGAGAACGCAAAGGCATTGTTTCAGTCAGTTGTAGTTGCTGGGAataaaggaaaagaggagacagtgtggctgAGAGAGGATGGCTTGGGGACACATGTTAGGATTTATGCCAGCAGGGCAGGGTCACAGTATGTGGCGTAACTTATGCTAACAGCCTAAGTGCACACCAGCAGCAGACGCTCAGATCATATTTCACCACAAAAGCACATGCAGTAAAACAGTCACGCCTCCTAAAAAAGTCATTTCTATACACCCCTGTAATCAATAATGATCATCATCGTCTCAACAGCTCTTGGAAACAAGGCTTCACTTTATTTGCATCTGAGAAGCGAGACCATTAGGCAGACATGGATATCAATTTGAAATCAATTCTGTGTGCCAACTCACCTAAAAACTCCACCAATCATGTTGCTCTttcagaggaggctgaggttGGAGCTAAACATAGCTGGAGTTTAGGTCTGCCAATTCTATTAAAGTAGGCAGGATTTATATGTTGCTTGAGAGGCTGGAAGCACGGATACTTTCACATCCCCAGGCCCATTTGACATGACCCGTGATGCCATCGATTACGAAACGATGCAGAAGGCACACATAAGAGACCACATATAGTAGAGGACAAGCACTGTCGCTAGCACATTTTTCTGGCTTTCTGTTGCCAGACGGCCTTTTGACAACCTTTAAAACGTGATCTAACTCAAGTTCATCCAATGCATGCGTCTGCTAGTAATCTAGACACACCAAATAAACCtgagtttcatttgttttgtgttgcagattttgagatttttgaaaatgattgaaaaatgCCTACTAAGTTCAATCAAATGAACAAACCCTTCAAAAACACAGCCTGCATCACAACATCCATTAACTGGCTGTGGCTGGCTGATTAGCACCATGAAGGCCATTAGCAAAGCATTATCATGTGGATACCAGCAGTCTTCATTTGTTTCCCTCTAAATGTGACTGCTGGTAAACAGGGAACAAGTCAAACATATCCTATTTACTGTGAGAACAGCCAACAAGAAAACTAGTGCCAGCCTCAGCCTTAAgtagggaaaaaagaaaacagaaaaacatgaatttcaACACAGGCCGGTTTCTTTTGATGGATGCCGCCTGTCTGTGGCACCCTGACACAAAGGTACGGTACTGTGTCtatgtctgtctttctgtatACACAACATCCTTCTCACACGGCAGTGGGGTTCTGTGCGTTTCAGTGGCTATTTTGTAAACACAAAGGGCAATAACTAAAAGTGAGTTTCACTTACTTCCTGGTCCGCAGATCACAAACATGGAGCGAACAAGTAGCATTAGGAGAAAAGCCATCAGCAGGCAACATAAAGGAGAAGTCATGATTGCTGGAGAACAACTCAGGTATGAGGGCAGAGAGGGGGCTATGACACGTTTATGGTTAGGTCAGAATCAAGGTCTACGGTTAAGACTTGGCTGATTTGAATGTAATTTCA includes the following:
- the mafbb gene encoding v-maf avian musculoaponeurotic fibrosarcoma oncogene homolog Bb, with translation MTAEAHSHLGLQKTTMDFVSDFDLMKFGVKKEAMQGIDRSFMGPCSQLQRPDSVSSTPGSTPCNSVPSSPNLNPNEQRNNPGGDQFWIPNNGGYPQQMYPQAFGLTPEDAMEALIGATAQQGHPSAPHGHHPPPFQAEYEGYGHLNEPVQHYSGLPGHPDMQGIPSSHCQDPYLKDDIGCESPQSPEAQQVLGAHHSLQQHSRQDRRNNAESHFSDDQLVSMSVRELNRLLRGLSKDEVMRLKQKRRTLKNRGYAQSCRFKRVQQKHILEHEKTSLVSQVEQLKHELNRLMRERDAYKLKCEKLSGANCYHETGSTSDNPSSPEYLM